CTCCCCTGACGCGAGCATACCTGAAGGAGCGCGGAGTCAACGTGATCGAGACCTCCGGCGAGGAGTACGCTCATGACCTTGGCCAGGCCCTGGGGGCCCTGCGGACCGACCAAGTGCTCATCTGCCCGGCGGACATGCCCCTGATGTCTTCCAGAGAGATCGACGACATCATCGGCGGGTACTCCCGCTCCGGGGTGGAATCGTACTCCGTGGCCATACCTCACGAGATGCTCCAGCGGCTGGGGGCGAGGCCGACGACCTACCGGTTCACCGTGGGCGGCGTGGACACCGTGCTGTGCGGAATATCGGTCGTCGACCGGAAGAAGATGGTCTCGGGAGCGGTGCTCACCGAGGGCTACCTGGTCATGAGATCTGAGGACCTCGCGCTCAACGTCAACACCGCGGACGATCTCAGAGCGGCGGAGAAGAGGCTGAGGGAGAGGGCCTGAGCCCATCGCCTCGCTTGGGCTTGGAGGAGGTTCCGCCGGCGATGGCCCCCACTGGTTTTAAAATCTCATAATGGGAATATACCTGGATTCGACGATAGCCGCATCTACTTCGGCGCATGGTGCAGCACCGGCAGCGCTCCTGGAAAATACTGTTGCCTGAACGCCGAGAACGGGACGACGATGTGGGAACGTTCGTCATCTAACAGCCACGGCTATCACTGGGCTGGCGCCGTGGTCATCGGCGACTACCTTGTGTACGACGACGAAGGAGGCAACCTGATTTCGGTGGACAAGCTCACCGGGGCGACGATCGAGGACAGGAACGTCACCGCTCTGCTGGGCATACCGATCAGCAGCATTCGCTCCTCCGTTTCACATTCGGCGGAGTCCGACCGCGTGCTCCTCACCGTCCAGGACGGCTATGTCTGCGCCCTCGGCTTCAATGCCGACGACGGCACTTTCGACAATGGGGACAAGTGGGCCGCGAAGTTCAGCGATCGCTCCACATCGACCCCGGCTGTATGCGGCGGCAAGATCTATGTGGGGAGCGGCGCTTACATGGGCGCTCCCGCCGGCACGGCTGCTATTGTCTGAGCGAGAGCGACGGCTCGGTCCTGTGGAACTATGTGGACAAGGTCGACGGCGTGGCGACAGCGCACAATACTGTCCAGTCCTCCACGGTGATCTCGACCCACTACGACGACGGCGACGGAGAAGGATTAGAACAGACCGAGGATGACGAACTCCGTCGTCCGCAAACCCCTTCGTCCATCCTCTTTTTCGTTCTTGACAAAGATCATCTTTGCCCATCAGGAATATCCAGCAACATTTTTTTCCCAAGAGTTTGGTCTCTAATGCACTCTCTAATCTATTAGTAATTGTTATCAATAATATGGAAATGATATATATTGGAAGGGCTTATACCGATTTAGTTGGATATTGCATCCTACTTATCAAACTGGCTGGATGATTTAATGGTGGAAACGGCATGAAGATGGGAAATGGTGAGATTCCAGAGGAAGCGATCGGCCCCAATGACGGGAAAGGCCCTGTTCCTGAAGTGAGGAGCACTGTGATCGAGACATATATCGTCACGGAGGAAGGGCCTCTCAAATTGGCGGGGTTCTATGTCCGCGTAGATAGGAATACGGGGGAAAAGAGCCCCCTCAGGCGGCTGATAGAATCGGAATGACCTTCTCGCTACGGCGCCGGGCCGCGCCGGAGAAAGGTCTCATCTGACCAAAACAATGAAGAAAGGGGCCGAAGCCCCGTTTTACCGCCGTGATACCAGTCTAGCGTAGTTCTTCTCGATCTCGTCCAGCATGGTCCGCGCGGTGATCTTGCCCTCACTTTTGGCCATGGCCGCGATGGTCGTTCCGCCGGCGCCGACGCCTTCCTTGACCAGCCCGGTCTCGTAGATCTTGAGGCCGTCGTAGCGGGACTGCGTGAAGTTCAGGTTCGCGGCGAGCACCGGGACCTTGCCTATCTTGGCGACAAGGTTGCGTATGTCCGAGGTCTTGTCCTTGCTGATCCACCGGGTGGTCCCGATGGCCACGTTGTCGAGGACGGTGTCGTCCATGCCCGCGACTATCGCCAGCACCGCGGCCATCTGGGTCCCTCCGGCCATGAGCACGGGGACGGATTCCGCCGCGCCGACCACCAGGCCCGCGGCCGCCGCCATCATGGGGTCGCCAACGGCCTCTATGGCGGCCATGGGGTCCTTCTTAAGCGCCTCCCTGCTCATCCCGCATTTGCTGAGGCCTTCCGCGACCACCTGAGTCTTGAGGTCATGGGGGTTGGCCGGGAGAGTGCTGGAGACCTTCCCGTCGGCCTCGTAGCCCAGAGCGTTCAGCACGCCCAGCGCGGTGGTGGTGCCGCCCGGGATGGACT
The DNA window shown above is from Methanomassiliicoccus luminyensis B10 and carries:
- a CDS encoding NTP transferase domain-containing protein, translated to MAVDALITAGGKGTRMRELGGEKPMIPVLGRPLIDYVLDAVRGSRSVGDVYVSVSDNTPLTRAYLKERGVNVIETSGEEYAHDLGQALGALRTDQVLICPADMPLMSSREIDDIIGGYSRSGVESYSVAIPHEMLQRLGARPTTYRFTVGGVDTVLCGISVVDRKKMVSGAVLTEGYLVMRSEDLALNVNTADDLRAAEKRLRERA
- a CDS encoding PQQ-binding-like beta-propeller repeat protein — its product is MPGFDDSRIYFGAWCSTGSAPGKYCCLNAENGTTMWERSSSNSHGYHWAGAVVIGDYLVYDDEGGNLISVDKLTGATIEDRNVTALLGIPISSIRSSVSHSAESDRVLLTVQDGYVCALGFNADDGTFDNGDKWAAKFSDRSTSTPAVCGGKIYVGSGAYMGAPAGTAAIV
- the cobT gene encoding nicotinate mononucleotide-dependent phosphoribosyltransferase CobT, which codes for MSFKVPEDIILCLEEEKGRKFVERIWGKNPTYTCVIGNTETAKIPGVSAAGANPEACDFTPAADMELLFYGKCKCMDGVPVTPDGIPTPGLITMSAAKLVNMPIIVVNGGVRVRPHVPYIDVDGVTGEDIRTGRAVKDPEKCFDRAVLAGKNLAKIGEYLIVSESIPGGTTTALGVLNALGYEADGKVSSTLPANPHDLKTQVVAEGLSKCGMSREALKKDPMAAIEAVGDPMMAAAAGLVVGAAESVPVLMAGGTQMAAVLAIVAGMDDTVLDNVAIGTTRWISKDKTSDIRNLVAKIGKVPVLAANLNFTQSRYDGLKIYETGLVKEGVGAGGTTIAAMAKSEGKITARTMLDEIEKNYARLVSRR